Proteins co-encoded in one Arthrobacter sp. ERGS1:01 genomic window:
- a CDS encoding MFS transporter — MPSHLATAATPRPPAASSRKQAPPKRTSLVVTILCLAGTVVALQQTMVVPLLPDFPKILGTSPDNASWLVTVTLLTSAIATPIVSRLADMFGKRRMMVVAMVAMVIGSLIAALGGTLLTLLIGRSFQGLAASLIPVGISIMRDELPREKVASAVALMSATLGIGSALGLPMAGVIYESLGWQAIFWISAGIGVLLIIAVLAVVPESSVRTKGKFDVVGAVLLTAALVSLLLAISKGGDWGWSSEPVILLFIGTAVFLAAWFPYELRVSQPMVDLRTSARRPVLLTNIASILVGFSMYANMLSTTQQLQLPAVGGYGFGLSVVVAGLCMVPSGLAMVALAPVSAAITKKYGAKATLIVGSAVLAVAYVARVFLTGEVWMVILGATVVSMGTAIAYAAMPTLIMRSVPITETASANGLNSLLRAVGTSTMSAVVAAVLTSVVVHVGPVSLPTVDAFRDVFWYAAIAALLSIGVSVFIPKSPGTPGPAAAGAAAVKPAGSGAAPATTQGERTPGLAAAPETAAEGAAVELRSATEDEIVVSGTVVRGDSQPIRQAVVNALHTNGEPADWSRADNDGRYSLVLPAPGRYLVISSADGWSPTSQVLEFADSSSTQQIRLAQRLTLSGSAHAAGRALEQAVVTLIKPTGEFVVSTATSASGYFEVPLPAPGRYILTCLEPTGQHSQSKPIVITAHSTVADFNFESYAKHSDGSLAAVP, encoded by the coding sequence GTGCCATCGCATTTGGCCACCGCCGCCACCCCACGTCCCCCCGCTGCGTCGTCCCGCAAGCAAGCCCCTCCCAAACGCACTTCGCTGGTGGTTACGATCCTGTGCCTGGCCGGAACCGTGGTGGCACTGCAGCAAACCATGGTGGTTCCGCTGCTGCCCGATTTCCCCAAGATCCTGGGCACCTCCCCCGACAACGCGTCCTGGCTCGTGACGGTGACCCTGCTGACCAGCGCCATCGCCACCCCCATCGTCTCGAGGCTGGCGGACATGTTCGGCAAGCGACGGATGATGGTGGTCGCCATGGTTGCCATGGTCATCGGCTCCCTGATTGCCGCCCTTGGCGGGACATTGCTGACGCTGCTGATCGGCCGGTCCTTCCAGGGCCTTGCCGCGTCGCTGATCCCGGTCGGCATCAGCATCATGCGTGATGAACTCCCCCGGGAAAAGGTGGCGTCCGCCGTGGCGCTGATGAGCGCAACGCTGGGCATCGGCAGTGCACTGGGACTGCCCATGGCCGGGGTGATCTACGAATCCCTCGGGTGGCAGGCCATCTTCTGGATTTCCGCAGGGATCGGCGTGCTGCTCATCATTGCCGTGCTGGCGGTGGTCCCCGAGTCGTCCGTGCGCACCAAGGGCAAGTTCGACGTCGTCGGTGCAGTGTTGCTGACGGCCGCACTGGTGTCGCTACTCCTGGCCATTTCCAAGGGCGGCGACTGGGGCTGGAGCAGCGAGCCGGTGATCCTGCTGTTCATTGGCACCGCGGTGTTCCTGGCCGCCTGGTTCCCCTATGAACTGCGCGTCAGCCAGCCCATGGTGGACCTGCGCACCTCCGCCCGCAGGCCCGTGCTGCTGACCAACATCGCCTCCATCCTGGTGGGCTTCTCCATGTATGCGAACATGCTCAGCACCACCCAGCAGTTGCAGCTGCCCGCGGTGGGCGGCTACGGATTCGGGCTCAGCGTGGTGGTTGCCGGCCTGTGCATGGTGCCGTCGGGCCTGGCCATGGTGGCCCTGGCACCGGTGTCCGCCGCGATCACCAAAAAGTACGGCGCGAAGGCGACCTTGATTGTGGGATCGGCGGTCCTGGCCGTCGCGTACGTGGCCCGCGTCTTCCTCACCGGCGAGGTGTGGATGGTGATCCTGGGCGCCACCGTGGTCAGCATGGGTACCGCGATTGCCTACGCCGCGATGCCCACACTGATCATGCGTTCGGTGCCGATCACCGAGACGGCCTCGGCCAATGGTTTGAATTCGCTGCTGCGCGCCGTCGGTACCTCCACCATGTCGGCCGTGGTGGCGGCCGTCCTGACATCGGTGGTGGTCCACGTAGGGCCGGTGTCGCTGCCCACCGTGGACGCCTTCCGGGACGTGTTCTGGTACGCGGCGATTGCAGCGCTCCTGTCGATCGGCGTCTCCGTGTTCATTCCGAAGTCGCCCGGCACGCCCGGTCCGGCCGCTGCCGGTGCGGCGGCCGTGAAGCCTGCCGGCTCCGGTGCGGCACCCGCGACGACCCAGGGCGAGCGCACACCGGGCCTTGCCGCGGCCCCCGAAACTGCGGCCGAGGGCGCCGCCGTGGAGCTGCGCAGCGCCACCGAGGACGAGATCGTGGTCAGCGGAACCGTGGTGCGCGGCGATTCGCAGCCCATCCGGCAGGCCGTGGTCAACGCCCTGCACACCAACGGTGAGCCTGCCGACTGGAGCCGGGCGGACAACGACGGGCGCTACTCGCTGGTGCTGCCTGCCCCGGGCCGCTACCTGGTGATTTCCAGCGCAGACGGCTGGTCCCCGACCTCCCAGGTGCTGGAGTTTGCGGATTCCTCCAGCACCCAGCAAATCCGGCTTGCCCAACGGTTGACGCTTTCGGGCAGCGCCCATGCCGCCGGCCGTGCACTTGAGCAGGCGGTGGTCACGCTCATCAAGCCCACGGGCGAGTTCGTGGTCTCCACAGCCACCTCCGCGTCGGGCTACTTCGAGGTGCCGCTGCCCGCGCCGGGACGTTACATCCTCACGTGCCTGGAACCCACGGGCCAACACTCCCAGTCCAAGCCGATCGTCATTACGGCGCACTCCACGGTGGCCGACTTCAACTTCGAGAGCTACGCCAAGCATTCCGACGGCTCCCTGGCGGCCGTGCCGTGA
- a CDS encoding TetR/AcrR family transcriptional regulator translates to MSEASTRDIIIDAARELFGERGYSTVTIKDVAARAGYSPAMVMKVMGSKAQLYAAAAPEVPTPDFHPGEGEPLGFTLVRRILARREADESEPWAKVSLLVQDSPDQEAAKTELRHKYVSWVARQIEDTSPGLQKSQLAVCVVMGLGTGLRTLGLLSEEEMSTEQLVQQYGALIQGIID, encoded by the coding sequence GTGAGTGAAGCAAGCACCCGGGACATCATCATTGATGCGGCACGGGAACTCTTTGGCGAACGCGGCTACAGCACCGTCACCATCAAGGATGTGGCCGCCCGTGCCGGCTACTCCCCCGCCATGGTCATGAAGGTCATGGGCAGCAAGGCGCAGCTGTATGCGGCGGCCGCCCCCGAAGTGCCGACGCCGGATTTCCACCCCGGCGAGGGCGAACCCCTCGGCTTCACCCTGGTGCGCCGAATCCTGGCGCGACGCGAAGCGGACGAGTCGGAGCCCTGGGCCAAGGTGTCGTTGCTGGTCCAGGACTCCCCTGACCAGGAGGCGGCCAAAACCGAACTGCGGCACAAGTACGTGTCCTGGGTCGCCCGGCAAATCGAGGACACCAGCCCGGGCCTGCAAAAATCCCAGTTGGCGGTGTGCGTCGTGATGGGCCTGGGGACGGGGCTGCGCACGCTGGGCCTGCTGTCCGAGGAGGAAATGTCCACGGAACAGCTGGTCCAGCAATACGGCGCCCTGATCCAGGGCATCATCGACTGA
- a CDS encoding C1 family peptidase produces MARTNSRYGWVPDLPDQRDFHFAATAAVQAALPPSIDLRGSCPPVYDQGQLGSCTGNGVAGVVQFDAMKEGLADTSTPSRLFIYYNERVIEGTVKSDSGAQIRDGIKTVATTGVCDETLWPYDITQFAHKPTAACYKAAKLQRAILYSRVGQTLSQMKGCLASGFPIVFGFTVYDSFESATVASTGVVPMPAAGESVLGGHCVVAVGYDDASQRFTIRNSWGTGWGMAGYATMPYAYLLSSSLASDFWTLKSTT; encoded by the coding sequence ATGGCCAGAACCAACTCCCGATACGGATGGGTCCCCGACCTTCCGGACCAGCGCGACTTTCACTTTGCGGCGACCGCGGCCGTGCAGGCGGCACTGCCGCCGTCAATCGACCTGAGGGGCTCCTGCCCGCCGGTCTATGACCAGGGCCAGCTGGGCTCATGCACCGGCAACGGGGTGGCCGGGGTGGTGCAGTTCGACGCCATGAAGGAGGGCCTCGCGGATACGTCCACACCGTCGCGGCTCTTCATCTACTACAACGAGCGTGTCATCGAAGGAACGGTCAAGTCCGATTCCGGTGCGCAGATCCGCGACGGCATCAAGACCGTCGCCACCACGGGTGTGTGCGACGAGACCCTGTGGCCCTACGACATCACCCAGTTCGCGCACAAGCCGACGGCGGCCTGCTACAAGGCGGCCAAACTGCAGCGCGCCATCCTCTACTCCCGGGTGGGCCAGACGCTCAGCCAAATGAAGGGATGCCTGGCCTCGGGATTCCCGATCGTGTTTGGCTTCACGGTCTACGACAGCTTCGAGAGCGCCACGGTGGCCAGCACCGGAGTGGTCCCCATGCCGGCGGCCGGCGAAAGCGTGCTGGGCGGGCACTGCGTGGTGGCCGTGGGGTACGACGACGCCAGCCAGCGCTTCACCATCCGCAACTCCTGGGGCACCGGCTGGGGCATGGCCGGCTATGCCACCATGCCCTACGCGTACCTGCTCAGCTCGTCGCTGGCCAGCGACTTCTGGACGTTGAAGTCCACCACCTAA
- a CDS encoding DUF6623 family protein produces MSLYASWVHGNAVTVESPENLTRVGHYGWGGDMAFIPGKASWLHIPLPTPVIVGDQRSTVQKLFLMFMTDSCSIRQVHFYDGSSKIEELNNLNLAGEHRSSLDAQNTFHLSSPHTVVWGLGITFFVQADIGFDSNISTRLIVASAGGDFNA; encoded by the coding sequence ATGTCACTTTATGCAAGCTGGGTCCACGGGAACGCGGTAACCGTGGAGAGTCCGGAAAACCTCACCCGGGTGGGCCATTACGGCTGGGGCGGTGACATGGCATTCATCCCGGGAAAGGCCAGCTGGCTGCACATTCCGCTGCCCACTCCCGTGATTGTCGGGGACCAGCGCTCCACGGTGCAGAAGTTGTTCCTGATGTTCATGACCGATTCCTGCAGCATCCGCCAAGTGCATTTTTATGACGGCTCGTCAAAGATCGAGGAATTGAACAACCTGAATCTCGCCGGCGAGCACCGTTCCTCCCTGGACGCGCAGAACACCTTCCACCTTTCATCCCCGCACACCGTGGTCTGGGGCCTTGGCATCACGTTCTTTGTGCAGGCGGATATCGGATTTGATTCAAATATCTCAACGCGGCTGATTGTTGCCTCCGCCGGCGGGGACTTCAACGCCTGA
- a CDS encoding PASTA domain-containing protein has product MSSAVMSAFSHPSLAIALLDPTPTPTPSAPTTMPDSLSAPISLWALAIVAVTIVAVTYFVLLAGREATAGAKAAAPTGTAAGAAAPPAGGVTAAHGESFIRSWMAVTLVVGLLLLTVLSFGIMDTSLRSALVGGITASVGAAIAFYFSAKSADAARQDVLTAANQARSDILQASVGTDTVPNLVGMSLAEAKSALGTTTFKLNPSPYQEPDANRDSVVPGKKDSVTKQDPPANSAAQIGTTVTVFFD; this is encoded by the coding sequence ATGTCCAGTGCAGTCATGTCAGCATTCAGCCATCCAAGCCTGGCAATCGCCCTCCTTGACCCAACCCCCACGCCCACACCGTCCGCCCCGACAACCATGCCCGACTCCCTGAGCGCACCGATATCGCTCTGGGCGCTGGCCATCGTGGCCGTGACCATCGTGGCCGTGACCTACTTCGTCCTCCTGGCCGGGAGGGAAGCCACGGCTGGCGCGAAAGCGGCCGCGCCCACCGGCACGGCTGCCGGGGCGGCAGCCCCTCCGGCCGGCGGGGTCACGGCGGCCCATGGCGAGAGTTTCATTCGGAGTTGGATGGCCGTGACCCTGGTGGTGGGGCTGTTGCTGCTGACGGTGCTTTCCTTCGGGATCATGGACACCTCGCTCCGCAGTGCCCTGGTCGGCGGCATTACGGCCTCGGTGGGCGCCGCCATAGCGTTCTATTTCTCCGCAAAGTCGGCCGACGCCGCCCGCCAGGACGTACTGACTGCGGCCAACCAGGCCCGATCCGACATCCTCCAGGCGTCCGTGGGGACCGACACGGTTCCCAACCTCGTCGGGATGAGCCTGGCCGAGGCCAAGTCCGCTCTGGGCACCACGACCTTCAAACTTAATCCGTCCCCCTACCAGGAACCCGATGCGAATCGGGACAGCGTGGTACCCGGGAAGAAGGATTCCGTCACCAAGCAGGATCCCCCGGCAAATTCGGCCGCCCAGATTGGCACAACGGTGACAGTCTTCTTTGACTAG
- a CDS encoding LLM class flavin-dependent oxidoreductase gives MEIGAYSFGDTPLNPGGTPRSTAEGIRNLFDAIVHADAVGLDYFGVGEHHTVSMPASSPGAMLAAAAAATKTIKLGSAASIISTDDPVRVFQQFATADAVSGGGRIEITAGRGSSVETFPLFGYDLRDYDQLYSEKLDLLMAINDAAGENVSWSGSVRPDIDNLAVVPRPVNGKLPLWIATGGSPASSARAGRLGLPVSYGIIGGAPHRFAPLAELYRQSAAQAGHSGEDIKVSVAALGLVAPTKKEALERFHPGWYNLNVEMGRLRGWPAPDKGAYLAQADAPGAYYVGSPDEVAERIVHLHGYLGHVRHFLQTDIGGLPHDHLKESITLLATEVKPRVERLLAAK, from the coding sequence GTGGAAATTGGCGCATACAGCTTTGGTGACACCCCGCTGAACCCCGGTGGAACTCCCCGTTCCACGGCGGAGGGCATCCGCAACCTTTTCGACGCGATCGTCCACGCCGACGCCGTGGGCCTGGACTACTTTGGCGTGGGGGAGCACCATACCGTGTCCATGCCCGCCTCCTCGCCCGGCGCCATGCTGGCGGCCGCCGCGGCAGCCACCAAGACCATCAAACTCGGCAGTGCCGCAAGCATCATCAGCACCGACGACCCCGTGCGGGTATTCCAGCAGTTTGCCACGGCCGACGCCGTCTCCGGGGGCGGTCGGATTGAAATCACGGCGGGCCGCGGATCCTCGGTGGAGACGTTCCCGCTCTTTGGCTACGATCTTCGCGACTACGACCAGTTGTACTCGGAAAAGCTGGACCTGCTCATGGCCATCAACGATGCCGCCGGCGAAAACGTCAGCTGGAGCGGATCCGTCCGTCCCGACATTGACAACCTGGCCGTCGTGCCGCGCCCCGTCAACGGAAAGTTGCCGCTGTGGATCGCCACCGGCGGCAGCCCGGCGTCGTCGGCGCGCGCAGGACGCCTGGGCCTGCCCGTCTCCTACGGCATCATTGGCGGCGCCCCGCACCGGTTCGCCCCGCTGGCGGAGCTGTACCGCCAATCCGCGGCGCAGGCCGGGCACTCGGGGGAGGACATCAAGGTGTCCGTCGCGGCGCTGGGCCTTGTTGCCCCCACCAAAAAGGAGGCGCTGGAGCGGTTCCACCCCGGCTGGTACAACCTCAATGTGGAAATGGGGCGCCTGCGCGGTTGGCCGGCACCGGACAAGGGCGCCTACCTGGCCCAGGCCGACGCCCCCGGCGCCTACTATGTGGGAAGCCCCGACGAAGTGGCCGAACGGATTGTCCACCTGCACGGCTACCTCGGGCATGTGCGGCACTTCCTGCAAACCGACATTGGCGGCTTGCCGCACGATCACCTGAAGGAGTCCATTACGTTGCTGGCCACCGAGGTCAAGCCGCGGGTTGAGCGCTTGCTTGCGGCGAAGTAG
- a CDS encoding SDR family oxidoreductase, giving the protein MGNELVLVTGGSGFLGAHCIVRLLADGYRVRTTIRSLDRAEEVRALVRRGGGAPSANLSFVAAELTDDAGWPAAVDGVDYVLHTASPFPPTMPKDEDELIVPAREGTLRVLGAARAANVRRVVVTSSFAAIGYGGPDRDRPYTEEDWTNPDSPVSAYIKSKTLAERAAWDFMDDGDGSGSAMELAVVNPVGIFGPALGPRLSSSVQIVQRFMNGDVPGLPKVSSGIVDVRDVASLHVLAMVSTEAAGQRFLASAGDSMSMAEIARTLRDRLGTDAAKVPTRVLPDLLVRAVAIFNKSLAEEVVPRLGEVKHLSNEKARRVLGWAPLSNEDALVATAQSLLDLGLVGTGGTK; this is encoded by the coding sequence ATGGGAAATGAACTGGTCCTGGTCACTGGCGGCTCGGGGTTTCTTGGCGCCCACTGCATTGTGCGGCTCCTCGCGGACGGCTATCGGGTCAGGACCACCATCCGCTCCCTTGACCGGGCGGAGGAGGTGAGGGCGCTGGTCCGGCGCGGTGGCGGCGCCCCGTCCGCCAACCTCTCCTTTGTTGCGGCCGAGCTGACCGACGACGCCGGCTGGCCGGCCGCCGTCGACGGCGTGGACTATGTTCTCCACACGGCCTCTCCGTTTCCGCCCACCATGCCCAAAGACGAGGACGAGCTGATTGTTCCGGCCCGGGAAGGAACCCTGCGGGTGCTTGGTGCCGCGCGGGCGGCGAACGTGCGGCGGGTGGTGGTGACGTCGTCGTTCGCGGCGATCGGCTACGGCGGGCCCGATCGCGACCGGCCCTACACGGAGGAGGACTGGACCAACCCGGACTCCCCCGTCAGCGCCTACATCAAGTCCAAGACGCTGGCGGAGCGCGCAGCGTGGGATTTCATGGACGACGGCGACGGCTCGGGCTCCGCGATGGAGTTGGCCGTGGTGAACCCGGTGGGGATTTTTGGGCCGGCCCTGGGGCCCAGGCTTTCCAGCTCGGTCCAAATTGTCCAGCGCTTCATGAACGGCGACGTTCCGGGACTGCCAAAGGTGTCCTCGGGGATCGTGGACGTCCGGGATGTGGCGTCGTTGCACGTGCTGGCCATGGTCAGCACGGAGGCAGCGGGGCAGCGTTTCCTGGCCTCGGCCGGGGACTCCATGTCCATGGCCGAGATCGCCCGCACGCTCCGCGACCGGCTGGGCACCGACGCCGCCAAGGTGCCCACCCGGGTCCTGCCGGACCTGCTGGTGCGCGCGGTGGCCATCTTCAACAAGTCGCTGGCCGAAGAGGTGGTGCCCAGGCTCGGCGAGGTCAAGCACCTCTCCAACGAAAAGGCGCGCCGGGTCCTGGGATGGGCGCCGCTCTCGAACGAGGACGCACTGGTGGCGACGGCGCAAAGCCTGCTGGATTTGGGACTTGTTGGCACGGGCGGAACCAAGTAG
- a CDS encoding VOC family protein has protein sequence MSSSVEVLVLDNGKPFNLENSKAFSGFSVSDTDEAHTFYAESLGLDVTEDNGMLTLHLGGGGRVIVYPKGEAHQPASFTVLNFPVHDIEAAVGALTHEGVEFKHYDGTPMETDALGIFRGGGPLIAWFADPSGNIFSIIQD, from the coding sequence ATGAGCTCAAGCGTGGAGGTACTCGTGTTGGACAACGGCAAGCCATTCAACTTGGAAAACAGCAAGGCGTTTAGCGGGTTTTCGGTCTCGGACACGGACGAGGCGCACACATTTTATGCCGAGTCGCTTGGCCTTGACGTGACCGAGGACAACGGCATGCTCACCCTGCACCTGGGCGGCGGCGGACGGGTAATTGTCTACCCGAAGGGCGAGGCCCATCAGCCGGCGTCGTTCACAGTGCTCAACTTTCCCGTCCACGACATCGAGGCGGCGGTGGGAGCCCTCACCCATGAAGGGGTGGAGTTCAAGCATTACGACGGAACCCCCATGGAGACGGACGCCCTGGGGATATTCCGTGGCGGAGGCCCGCTGATCGCCTGGTTCGCGGATCCGTCCGGCAATATCTTCAGCATCATCCAGGACTAG